The Streptomyces sp. NBC_01255 genome window below encodes:
- the pta gene encoding phosphate acetyltransferase: MTRSVYVTGIDRGDGRQVVELGVMELLTRQVDRVGVFRPLVHDGPDRLFDLLRARYRLSQDPSTVYGMDYHEASDLQAERGTDELVSQLVDRFHAVARDYEVVLVLGTDFAATQLPDELALNARLANEFGASVIPVVGGKGQPSESVRAEARNAFRAYDGLGCDVLAMVVNRVAGEDREAIAERLSARLPVPCYVLPDEPALAAPTVSQITHALGASVVLGDDQGLARDALDFVFGGAMLPNVLNALTPGCLVVTPGDRADVVVGVLAAHSAGTPPIAGVLLTLDERPGEEILTLAARLAPGTPVISVADNSFPTAAELFSLEGKLNAATPRKAETALGLFERHVDTADLLKRISVARSGRVTPMMFEHELLEQARADRRRVVLPEGTEERVLRAADVLIRRDVCDLTLLGDVETIRKKAADLSVNLGDTQLIDPQTSELRDSFAEKYAALRAHKGVTVELAYDVVSDVNYFGTLMVQEGLADGMVSGSVHSTAATIRPAFEIIKTKPEASIVSSVFFMCLADKVLVYGDCAVNPDPNAEQLADIAAQSAATAARFGVDPRIAMLSYSTGTSGSGADVDKVREATKLVREAHPELRIEGPIQYDAAVEPSVAATKLPESEVAGQATVLIFPDLNTGNNTYKAVQRSAGAVAVGPVLQGLRKPVNDLSRGALVSDIVNTVAITAIQSQVPSQGQELEA; encoded by the coding sequence GTGACGCGCAGCGTGTACGTGACCGGGATCGACCGCGGTGACGGCCGCCAGGTCGTCGAGCTGGGAGTCATGGAGCTCCTCACGCGTCAGGTGGACCGGGTGGGGGTGTTCCGCCCGCTGGTGCACGACGGCCCCGACCGGCTCTTCGACCTGCTGCGGGCCCGCTACCGGCTCTCGCAGGACCCCTCGACGGTCTACGGCATGGACTACCACGAGGCCTCGGACCTCCAGGCCGAGCGGGGCACCGACGAACTGGTCTCGCAGCTCGTCGACCGCTTCCACGCCGTCGCCCGCGACTACGAGGTCGTCCTCGTCCTCGGCACCGACTTCGCGGCCACGCAGCTCCCCGACGAGCTCGCGCTCAACGCCCGCCTCGCCAACGAGTTCGGCGCCTCCGTCATCCCGGTGGTCGGCGGCAAGGGCCAGCCCTCGGAGTCCGTACGGGCCGAGGCCCGCAACGCCTTCCGGGCCTACGACGGACTCGGCTGCGACGTGCTGGCGATGGTCGTCAACCGGGTCGCGGGCGAGGACCGGGAGGCCATCGCCGAGCGGCTCTCCGCCCGGCTGCCCGTGCCCTGTTACGTCCTGCCGGACGAGCCGGCGCTCGCCGCGCCCACCGTCTCCCAGATCACCCACGCGCTCGGCGCCTCCGTGGTCCTCGGCGACGACCAGGGCCTCGCGCGGGACGCCCTGGACTTCGTCTTCGGCGGCGCGATGCTGCCGAACGTCCTCAACGCGCTGACCCCGGGCTGTCTCGTCGTCACCCCCGGGGACCGGGCCGACGTGGTCGTCGGCGTGCTCGCCGCGCACTCGGCCGGCACCCCACCCATCGCCGGCGTGCTGCTCACCCTCGACGAGCGGCCCGGCGAGGAGATCCTGACCCTGGCGGCCCGGCTCGCGCCCGGCACCCCGGTCATCTCCGTGGCCGACAACAGCTTCCCCACCGCGGCCGAACTCTTCTCCCTGGAAGGCAAGCTGAACGCCGCCACCCCGCGCAAGGCGGAGACCGCCCTCGGCCTCTTCGAGCGGCACGTGGACACCGCCGACCTGCTCAAGCGGATCTCGGTCGCCCGGAGCGGCCGCGTCACCCCGATGATGTTCGAGCACGAACTGCTCGAACAGGCGCGCGCCGACCGGCGCCGGGTCGTGCTTCCCGAAGGCACCGAGGAGCGTGTGCTGCGCGCCGCCGACGTCCTGATACGCCGTGACGTCTGCGACCTGACGCTGCTCGGCGACGTCGAGACGATCCGCAAGAAGGCCGCCGACCTGAGCGTGAACCTGGGTGACACGCAGCTGATCGACCCGCAGACCTCGGAGCTGCGCGACTCGTTCGCCGAGAAGTACGCGGCGCTCCGCGCCCACAAGGGCGTCACGGTCGAGCTCGCGTACGACGTCGTCTCGGACGTGAACTACTTCGGCACGCTGATGGTGCAGGAGGGTCTGGCCGACGGCATGGTCTCCGGCTCCGTGCACTCCACGGCGGCGACGATCCGCCCGGCCTTCGAGATCATCAAGACGAAGCCCGAGGCGTCGATCGTCTCCTCGGTCTTCTTCATGTGCCTCGCCGACAAGGTGCTCGTCTACGGCGACTGCGCGGTGAACCCCGACCCGAACGCCGAGCAGCTCGCGGACATCGCCGCCCAGTCGGCTGCCACCGCGGCCCGCTTCGGCGTGGACCCGCGGATCGCGATGCTCTCGTACTCCACCGGCACCTCGGGCTCCGGCGCGGACGTCGACAAGGTGCGCGAGGCGACGAAGCTGGTCCGCGAGGCCCACCCGGAGCTGCGGATCGAGGGCCCGATCCAGTACGACGCGGCGGTGGAGCCCTCCGTCGCCGCCACCAAGCTGCCGGAGTCGGAGGTGGCCGGGCAGGCGACCGTGCTGATCTTCCCCGACCTCAACACCGGCAACAACACCTACAAGGCCGTGCAGCGTTCGGCCGGCGCCGTGGCCGTCGGCCCGGTGCTCCAGGGCCTGCGCAAGCCGGTGAACGACCTCTCGCGCGGCGCGCTCGTCAGCGACATCGTCAACACGGTCGCCATCACGGCGATCCAGTCCCAGGTCCCCTCCCAGGGTCAGGAGCTCGAAGCATGA
- a CDS encoding acetate kinase yields the protein MTATPTHTPTRVLVLNSGSSSVKYQLLDMADGSRLAVGLVERIGEETSRLVHTPLQGGGGEKREKNGPIPDHAAALKAVAEELAADGLGLDSPELAAIGHRVVHGGLRFSAPTVVDDEVLAEIERLVPVAPLHNPANLTGIRTAMSLRPDLPQVAVFDTAFHTTMPESAARYAIDVATADEYRIRRYGFHGTSHAYVSRETAKLLGRAPEEVNVIVLHLGNGASASAVAGGRCVDTSMGLTPLEGLVMGTRSGDIDPAVTFHLKRVAGMSADDIDVLLNKKSGLVGLCGDNDMREIRRRVDEGDQAATLAFDIYIHRLKKYIGAYYAVLGRVDAVVFTAGVGENAAPVREAAIAGLEELGLAVDADLNAVRSDEARLISPDYARVAVAVVPTDEELEIARQSFALVQSSVSSNE from the coding sequence ATGACCGCCACCCCCACGCACACCCCCACCCGTGTCCTCGTCCTCAACTCCGGCTCGTCGTCGGTCAAATACCAGCTCCTCGACATGGCGGACGGCAGCCGGCTCGCGGTCGGCCTGGTGGAGCGGATCGGCGAGGAGACCTCCCGTCTGGTGCACACCCCGCTCCAGGGCGGCGGAGGCGAGAAGCGCGAGAAGAACGGTCCGATCCCCGACCACGCGGCGGCGCTGAAGGCGGTCGCCGAGGAACTGGCGGCGGACGGCCTCGGCCTGGACTCCCCCGAACTGGCCGCGATCGGCCACCGGGTGGTGCACGGCGGGCTGCGGTTCAGCGCCCCGACGGTCGTCGACGACGAGGTGCTGGCGGAGATCGAGCGGCTTGTGCCGGTCGCCCCGCTGCACAACCCGGCGAACCTCACCGGCATCCGTACGGCGATGTCCCTGCGCCCCGACCTGCCGCAGGTGGCGGTCTTCGACACGGCCTTCCACACGACGATGCCGGAGTCGGCGGCGCGGTACGCGATCGACGTGGCGACGGCCGACGAATACCGGATCCGGCGGTACGGCTTCCACGGCACCTCGCACGCGTACGTCTCGCGCGAGACGGCGAAGCTGCTCGGCAGGGCGCCCGAGGAGGTGAACGTGATCGTGCTGCACCTGGGCAACGGCGCTTCCGCCTCGGCGGTGGCGGGCGGCCGGTGCGTGGACACGTCGATGGGTCTGACGCCGCTGGAGGGCCTGGTCATGGGCACCCGCTCGGGCGACATCGACCCGGCGGTCACCTTCCACCTCAAGCGGGTGGCGGGCATGTCGGCCGATGACATCGACGTCCTCCTCAACAAGAAGTCCGGCCTCGTCGGGCTCTGCGGCGACAACGACATGCGGGAGATCCGGCGCCGCGTCGACGAGGGCGACCAGGCGGCGACCCTGGCCTTCGACATCTACATCCACCGCCTGAAGAAGTACATCGGCGCCTACTACGCGGTGCTCGGCCGGGTGGACGCGGTGGTGTTCACGGCGGGGGTCGGCGAGAACGCGGCCCCGGTGCGGGAGGCTGCGATCGCGGGCCTGGAGGAGCTGGGTCTCGCCGTGGACGCGGACCTCAACGCCGTACGTTCCGACGAGGCGCGGCTCATCTCTCCGGACTACGCGCGGGTGGCGGTCGCCGTGGTGCCGACGGACGAGGAGCTGGAGATCGCGCGGCAGAGTTTCGCGCTCGTTCAGAGCTCGGTGAGCTCGAACGAGTGA
- the pyk gene encoding pyruvate kinase, which produces MRRSKIVCTLGPAVDSYEQLKALIEAGMNVARFNFSHGSQAEHQERYDRVRQVSADTGHAVGVLADLQGPKIRLETFAEGPVELVRGDEFTITTDDVPGDKSICGTTYKGLPGDVSKGDQVLINDGNVELRVVEVDGPRVKTVVIEGGVISDHKGINLPGAAVNVPALSEKDVDDLRFALRMGCDMVALSFVRDADDVKDVHKVMDEEGRRVPVIAKVEKPQAVENMEAVVAAFDAVMVARGDLAVEYPLERVPMVQKRLVEMCRRNAKPVIVATQMMESMITNSRPTRAEASDVANAILDGADAVMLSAESSVGAYPIETVKTMSKIVTAAEEELLSKGLQPLVPGKKPRTQGGSVARAACEIADFLGGKALIAFTQSGDTARRLSRYRVQQPILAFTTDENTRNQLTLSWGVESFLVPFVETTDAMVDLVDAELLKLQRYNEGDTMVITAGSPPGVPGTTNMVRVHHLGGGEHA; this is translated from the coding sequence ATGCGCCGTTCCAAAATCGTCTGCACGCTGGGCCCCGCCGTCGACTCGTATGAGCAGCTGAAGGCTCTCATCGAGGCCGGTATGAACGTGGCCCGATTCAACTTCAGCCACGGCTCCCAGGCAGAACACCAGGAGCGGTACGACCGCGTCCGGCAGGTCTCCGCGGACACCGGGCACGCCGTCGGCGTCCTCGCCGACCTCCAGGGCCCCAAGATCCGTCTGGAGACCTTCGCCGAGGGCCCGGTCGAGCTGGTGCGCGGTGACGAGTTCACCATCACCACCGACGACGTCCCCGGTGACAAGTCCATCTGCGGCACCACCTACAAGGGTCTGCCCGGCGACGTCTCCAAGGGCGACCAGGTCCTGATCAACGACGGCAACGTCGAGCTGCGGGTCGTCGAGGTCGACGGTCCCCGGGTCAAGACCGTGGTCATCGAGGGCGGTGTCATCTCCGACCACAAGGGCATCAACCTGCCCGGCGCGGCCGTCAACGTCCCCGCCCTGTCGGAGAAGGACGTCGACGACCTCCGCTTCGCGCTCCGCATGGGCTGCGACATGGTCGCCCTCTCCTTCGTCCGCGACGCCGACGACGTCAAGGACGTCCACAAGGTGATGGACGAGGAGGGCCGCCGGGTCCCCGTCATCGCCAAGGTCGAGAAGCCGCAGGCCGTCGAGAACATGGAGGCCGTCGTCGCGGCCTTCGACGCGGTCATGGTGGCCCGTGGCGACCTGGCCGTCGAGTACCCGCTGGAGCGGGTCCCGATGGTGCAGAAGCGCCTGGTGGAGATGTGTCGCCGCAACGCCAAGCCGGTCATCGTCGCGACCCAGATGATGGAGTCGATGATCACCAACTCGCGGCCGACCCGCGCCGAGGCGAGCGACGTCGCCAACGCGATCCTGGACGGCGCGGACGCGGTCATGCTGTCGGCCGAGTCCTCGGTCGGCGCCTACCCGATCGAGACCGTGAAGACGATGTCGAAGATCGTCACCGCGGCCGAGGAGGAGCTGCTCTCCAAGGGCCTCCAGCCCCTGGTCCCGGGCAAGAAGCCGCGCACCCAGGGCGGCTCCGTCGCCCGCGCGGCCTGCGAGATCGCCGACTTCCTGGGCGGCAAGGCGCTGATCGCCTTCACCCAGTCCGGCGACACGGCCCGCCGCCTCTCCCGCTACCGGGTGCAGCAGCCGATCCTCGCCTTCACGACGGACGAGAACACCCGCAACCAGCTCACCCTGAGCTGGGGCGTCGAGTCCTTCCTCGTCCCGTTCGTGGAGACCACGGACGCGATGGTCGACCTCGTGGACGCCGAGCTCCTGAAGCTCCAGCGCTACAACGAGGGCGACACCATGGTCATCACGGCCGGCTCGCCCCCCGGCGTCCCCGGCACGACGAACATGGTCCGCGTCCACCACCTCGGCGGCGGCGAGCACGCCTGA
- a CDS encoding DUF6114 domain-containing protein, with product MSAETPASREVPKENRFKVWRQTRPFWAGLFTMIGGLPIAYLPYGDMRLGNVTLAMKTTAGSAALIIGVLLITLGLTMWYQPIVRVFAGVASIVLALVSIPVSNFGGLVVGFLFALIGGGMSIAWAPAPPIEKTPEAEHDSEPEASEEATYRYDSETEAVVAAGVPEQRDTYESATETTTTDANGGRNSAG from the coding sequence ATGAGCGCCGAGACCCCTGCCTCCCGCGAAGTCCCCAAGGAGAACCGGTTCAAGGTCTGGCGGCAGACCCGGCCCTTCTGGGCGGGACTGTTCACCATGATCGGCGGCCTGCCGATCGCCTACCTCCCTTACGGGGACATGCGGCTCGGCAACGTCACCCTCGCCATGAAGACGACCGCCGGATCCGCCGCCCTGATCATCGGCGTCCTGCTCATCACGCTCGGCCTGACGATGTGGTACCAGCCCATCGTGCGGGTCTTCGCGGGTGTCGCGTCGATCGTCCTGGCGCTGGTCTCCATCCCGGTGTCGAACTTCGGCGGCCTGGTCGTCGGGTTCCTGTTCGCCCTCATCGGCGGCGGCATGTCCATCGCCTGGGCACCCGCCCCGCCCATCGAGAAGACACCCGAAGCGGAGCACGACAGTGAGCCGGAGGCCTCCGAGGAGGCCACGTACAGGTACGACTCCGAGACCGAGGCCGTGGTGGCGGCCGGTGTCCCGGAGCAGCGCGACACGTACGAGTCGGCGACCGAAACGACGACGACCGACGCCAATGGCGGGAGGAACAGTGCGGGGTGA
- a CDS encoding DUF6230 family protein, translating to MKSQVRGGTRWKRFAVVMVPSVAATAAIGVGLAQGALAASFAISGQEFKVKTDELYGTQFVQYGSVAKGTTLDGKPFGAPVAVSGFDQAWITNMCQSVVTPDIPFIGDVTLRLEAGTEAAKTGKTEDKVYGKDLYLDVSSLKADASFKNIDIGIAAGSLGQGKPDGWQGIQPGTEAKTAGFAQRADEATLSNVRQKAWATTAGTFKLPDLNLSLHRGTDAECYPG from the coding sequence ATGAAGTCCCAGGTTCGTGGCGGTACCAGATGGAAGCGGTTCGCCGTCGTCATGGTCCCGAGCGTGGCCGCGACGGCCGCGATCGGCGTCGGCCTGGCCCAGGGTGCGCTGGCTGCGTCCTTCGCGATCTCCGGCCAGGAGTTCAAGGTCAAGACCGATGAGCTGTACGGCACGCAGTTCGTGCAGTACGGCAGCGTCGCCAAGGGCACGACGCTGGACGGCAAGCCGTTCGGTGCTCCGGTCGCGGTCTCCGGCTTCGACCAGGCCTGGATCACGAACATGTGCCAGTCGGTCGTGACGCCGGACATCCCGTTCATCGGCGACGTCACCCTCCGTCTGGAGGCCGGCACCGAGGCCGCCAAGACCGGCAAGACCGAGGACAAGGTCTACGGCAAGGACCTCTACCTCGACGTCTCCTCGCTCAAGGCCGACGCCTCGTTCAAGAACATCGACATCGGCATCGCGGCCGGCTCCCTCGGCCAGGGCAAGCCCGACGGCTGGCAGGGCATTCAGCCCGGCACCGAGGCCAAGACCGCCGGGTTCGCCCAGCGCGCGGACGAGGCCACGCTCTCCAACGTGAGGCAGAAGGCGTGGGCCACCACGGCCGGCACCTTCAAGCTCCCCGACCTCAACCTGTCCCTGCACCGGGGCACGGACGCGGAGTGCTACCCGGGCTGA
- a CDS encoding tetratricopeptide repeat protein has protein sequence MQPRNMSMSGVVDLAAVKAAGEAKAKAEQVRAEAARQGGPAAVPPSALVIDVDEAGFERDVIQRSAEVPVVLDFWAEWCEPCKQLGPLLERLAVEYNGRFLLAKIDVDANQMLMQQFGIQGIPAVFAVVAGQALPLFQGAVPEAQIRETLDQLIQVGEERFGLTGIAVAGDADGDADGSAAAERPAGPYDALLEAAMSALDAGDLAGAVQAYKNVLADDPAHPEAKLGLAQAELLARVQDLDPAVVRKNAADNQADVAAQIAAADLDLVGGHVEDAFGRLVETVRRTAGEDRDAARLRLLELFEVIGVDDPRVTAARQALARVLF, from the coding sequence ATGCAGCCCCGAAACATGTCCATGAGCGGCGTCGTCGACCTCGCCGCGGTGAAGGCGGCCGGAGAGGCCAAGGCCAAGGCGGAGCAGGTCCGGGCCGAGGCCGCCCGGCAGGGTGGCCCCGCCGCGGTGCCCCCCTCCGCCCTGGTGATCGACGTCGACGAGGCCGGCTTCGAGCGCGATGTCATCCAGCGCTCCGCCGAGGTCCCGGTCGTCCTCGACTTCTGGGCCGAGTGGTGCGAGCCGTGCAAGCAGCTCGGCCCCCTCCTGGAGCGCCTGGCCGTCGAGTACAACGGCCGCTTCCTGCTCGCGAAGATCGACGTCGACGCCAACCAGATGCTGATGCAGCAGTTCGGCATCCAGGGAATTCCGGCCGTTTTCGCGGTGGTCGCCGGCCAGGCGCTGCCGCTCTTCCAGGGTGCCGTGCCCGAGGCCCAGATCCGGGAGACCCTCGACCAGCTGATCCAGGTCGGCGAGGAGCGCTTCGGTCTCACGGGCATCGCCGTGGCCGGCGACGCGGACGGTGACGCCGATGGCTCCGCCGCCGCCGAGCGTCCGGCCGGCCCGTACGACGCCCTCCTCGAAGCGGCCATGTCCGCGCTCGACGCGGGTGACCTGGCCGGCGCCGTCCAGGCGTACAAGAACGTGCTCGCCGACGACCCGGCCCACCCGGAGGCCAAGCTGGGCCTGGCGCAGGCCGAGCTCCTCGCCCGGGTGCAGGACCTCGACCCCGCCGTCGTACGCAAGAACGCGGCGGACAACCAGGCCGACGTCGCCGCGCAGATCGCCGCCGCCGACCTCGACCTGGTGGGCGGCCATGTCGAGGACGCCTTCGGGCGCCTCGTGGAGACCGTGCGTCGCACGGCGGGCGAGGACAGGGACGCGGCGCGGCTGCGGCTCCTGGAGCTCTTCGAGGTCATCGGTGTCGACGACCCGCGCGTGACGGCGGCCCGCCAGGCCCTCGCCCGGGTCCTTTTCTAA